One Urechidicola croceus genomic window, GAAGCATGTGTTGGTGATGTGATAATTTTGGATGGGACAACAGATGGTGCAACTGATTATAGATGGTTTGTCGATACTGGAAGTGGATTTAATGAGATTTTAGGCGAGACAGGGCCTACACTTGAGGTGACAATTAGTGGTGATTATCAAGTTGAGGCTTCTGACGGTACAATTTCTGATACAGATATAGTAAACATAATTTTCCATGATTTGCCAGTAATTACACAACCGTTAAATCCAGTTTATACATTAGAGCAATGTGATGATGATTTTGATGGTTTTAATTCTTTTAATTTAACAGAGGTTGAAGAAGAAATCATTAATGGAGTTACTTCAGATGTATTTACATATTATGAAACTGAACTGGCTGCTGAAAATGGGATTTCTGGGACAGAAATTGTTGATATAATTTCTTATGTAAATGAAACTCCAAATTCGGACCAAATATGGATAAGAATTCAAAATCAGTATATGTGTTATATAACTGTTCAATTAAATTTAATTGTGAAGCCATCAGAAATTCCAAATTCATTTTTACGTACATTTTCTCAGTGTGATGATGGGGTAGATAACAGAGATGGAATTTCTACATTTGATTTTAGTAGTGTTACTGCAGAAATTCAGGCAATGTTTCCAACACCTGTTGATGTTTTTTATTATAGAAATCAAGTAGATGCAACCAATGAATTAAATGAAATAACTGATATAAGTAATTATCAAAATATTGATTACCCAAATATGCAAGAAATATGGGTGCGTGCTGATAGTCAACTTGGAAATGATTGTTTGGGTAACGGACATCATGTTACACTGATAGTTGAAGAGTTGCCTGTGGCAAATAAACCTACAGATATAATAATGTGTGATGATGATCAAGACGGTATTTTCTCATTTGATACTTCAATGGTAGAGCAAGAGATATTAAATGGTCAAAGCCTGCAAGATGTAACAATTACATATACAAATGAAGATGGTTCATTAATAGGAAATACATTGCCAAATCCTTTTAATTCAATATCGCAGACAATTGATATTTTAGTAACAAATAACAATACTAATGATATCGACGGTCCTTGTGAAGAGTCAACTACACTAACTTTTGTTGTTGATGATTTACCAATAAATAATACAGTAATTATTCCATCAACTTGTGATTTTGATCCTAACGATGGATTGGCAATTACAGAATTTGACACATCAATTTTAGAATCTAGTATTGGGGCACAATCAGGTATGGAAATTTCATATTTTGATTCAGTTGGAAATCAATTAACAGATTATAACGGAGACCTTATTTCTAGTCCTTTTCCTGATACTTTTGTCTCTCAAACACAGACAATTACGGTTGTGGTAACAAACCCTATTAATCAAGATTGTGAAGTTGTAAATACAATTGATTTCATTGTAAATGAATTGCCAGAATTTGATTTAGAAATTGCAGATATTGTTTGTGAAAATATACTTCCTCATGAAATATCTGTTGAAAATCCTGAAAGTGCTGATTATATTTATGAATGGTATAATTCAAATAATGAATTAATAGCTAATCAACAAACCTTGGTTATTAACGATTTATCTGATATAACAGTACAAGGAGTTAATTACACAGTAATAGCAATTAATCCAATAACGAATTGTGAAAAGACAAAAAACATTAATTTAAAAAGGTCATCGATAGCTAATGTCACTGATGATGATGTTGTTACGGTGGAATTTAATCGCCCTAATAATTCTATTGAAATAATTACTCAGAATTTAGGTAGTGGCAATTATGAATTTGCACTTGAGCATGAATTTGACCTTGATAATAGATTTTACCAACAAGAACCAATATTTGAAGGATTACTTGGAGGGGCTTACACTTTGTTAATTAATGATTTAAATGGTTGTGGTAATATTAGGTATGATTTATTTTTATTAGATTACCCAAAATTTTTAACACCTAATAATGATGGGATTAATGATACTTGGCAGTTAATTGGTTTGAAATCTTCAAAATTTACAATTTCTCCAATTCAAATATTTGATCGATTTGGTAAAATAGTTGCAAGACTTGATCCATATGGTAAAGGGTGGGATGGTTATTATAATGGTGCTATGTTGCCATCAACAGACTATTGGTTTGTTCTTCAGCTCACAAATGAAATTGGTGAAACTGAAACATTTCAAGGAAACTTTAGTTTAATCAGAAGATAGAATAAAAAAAAACCGCTGAATTCAGCGGTTTTTTTATTCTATCTTTTTTATCCTAAATATTAATTACAATAGTTGCAGTAATTTTAGAAGTGTCAAAATCTAATTCAGCAGCATCTACTTCATTATATTGCGGGTAGAAATCATATATGTCTGTTTGTGTATCGTTTTCGTATGAAAGGTCAAATTTTACATTTCCAAAATTATAACCTAGACCTAATGAATATCCAGTAAGGTCATCCGAAGAAATTGCTCCTTCATATGGATTTTGTTTGTAGTGATAACCTCCTCTAAAACTCATTTGTTTATGTCTCCATTCTGTTCCAAGTCTTAACTCAGAAACACTTTTTAAGTCCGTATTGAATACATCATTTTCTTGTGAAAAATCAAAACTTGGACCCAATTTAGTGTTGCTATAATTTCTATGAGTATAATCTAAACTTATCAAGCCATTTTGATCAAAAATATAAGCGAAACTTCCTGTAAGTTTACTTGGTGAACGCAAAGTGTAATCAAAACCACTTATTTCAAAACCATCACTAAACTCTTCAGTTAAACGATACCAAGTTGGTGATTGGTAAGCCAATCCAAGTCTTATATTGTCTGTTGGTTTTGAAATTAAGCCTAAACTAAATGAAACACCATTTCCTACTGTATATAATTCTTCACTTAAACCTGCTTGAAGTGTGTTTCCATTTCCGTCATTGTTATTTTCTGTTAAAGAAACAAACTGATAAAAATTAATGTCATTTGATGTTATAGATGCACCAATGTATAAATCATCTTTATACTGTGACGAAACAGAAAAAGTAAACTTATCATTTTTTCCATCAGTATAATTTTCAAATCGTTGTCCGTCAGAATTTAAGTAAATAATATCATTTGTGTCATCACCATCATCAGTATAATTATCATCGTAAATAAATGTTGGGTAATTACTATTACCACGTGCAACCCAATAATTTTCAAAATCTTTAGAGATACTATAATTAAATCCAATTGCAGTTTTACTCCAATCTGATCGGCCATTCTTAAAAACAAAAACTGCACCGGCTTGAGAAAGGTTTGAATAGTCATCTTCAAGACTGGAATTTGTACCATAATAATTTGAATTAATCATTTGGTTTCTAAAATTCAAAGATGCTGAAAATTCACTTTTAGAAAATACTGCACCACCTGCAGGATTTACATCCAGGGCGCTTAAATCTCCTCCTAATGCTCCAAAAGCACCACTCATTGCACGATATCGTGCAGTTCCATTATTATCATCACCACTAAATAGTACGCCTAAGTCGTTGTATCCAAGTGATTGAGCACTCATAACTACAGAGCATAACAGTGCTATTAAACCAAATATTTTTTTCATTTTATTAATTTTTTGTATGTTTTTTGATTTTACCTTCTTCTAGTTGATGAGCTTCTAGTTGATGAGCTTCTAGTTGATGAACTTCTTGTATTACTACTCGAAGTCCTTGTATAAGATCTATTATTAGAGGAGTTTGCGCTTGAACTTCTTCTAACATTATTACCACTAGAACGTCGAGTAGTACTTGTAGGTCTTGTTCTAGTGTTGTTATTAGGTGTTGTTCTTCTAGTATTACTATTTGAAGGTGTTTGTCTTACTCTAACACCTGAGTTTGTAGGTCTAACTCTTGTATTGTTAACTGGTCGTGTTCTTACATTATTTGTCCCGTGAACATTTCTTCTAGTGTTGATATTGTTGGTTCTTGAAACTC contains:
- a CDS encoding OmpP1/FadL family transporter; translation: MKKIFGLIALLCSVVMSAQSLGYNDLGVLFSGDDNNGTARYRAMSGAFGALGGDLSALDVNPAGGAVFSKSEFSASLNFRNQMINSNYYGTNSSLEDDYSNLSQAGAVFVFKNGRSDWSKTAIGFNYSISKDFENYWVARGNSNYPTFIYDDNYTDDGDDTNDIIYLNSDGQRFENYTDGKNDKFTFSVSSQYKDDLYIGASITSNDINFYQFVSLTENNNDGNGNTLQAGLSEELYTVGNGVSFSLGLISKPTDNIRLGLAYQSPTWYRLTEEFSDGFEISGFDYTLRSPSKLTGSFAYIFDQNGLISLDYTHRNYSNTKLGPSFDFSQENDVFNTDLKSVSELRLGTEWRHKQMSFRGGYHYKQNPYEGAISSDDLTGYSLGLGYNFGNVKFDLSYENDTQTDIYDFYPQYNEVDAAELDFDTSKITATIVINI
- a CDS encoding T9SS type B sorting domain-containing protein; this translates as MRNLIFNLIFLISFSTYSQGILCSDAEPFCTITGVEFSNTSNGSSAELGPDYGCLVSEPNPTWFYLKIENSGDLFMLIEQNTSSDFTGSGLDVDFIAWGPYTEAEFLSGVCNDLTSSNIVPGSDIINNTFSSQGCSYSGSDVENFNIIGANSGEYYMLLITNFNGSPGFIRMTQLSGDGSTDCSILESTLGPDQEACVGDVIILDGTTDGATDYRWFVDTGSGFNEILGETGPTLEVTISGDYQVEASDGTISDTDIVNIIFHDLPVITQPLNPVYTLEQCDDDFDGFNSFNLTEVEEEIINGVTSDVFTYYETELAAENGISGTEIVDIISYVNETPNSDQIWIRIQNQYMCYITVQLNLIVKPSEIPNSFLRTFSQCDDGVDNRDGISTFDFSSVTAEIQAMFPTPVDVFYYRNQVDATNELNEITDISNYQNIDYPNMQEIWVRADSQLGNDCLGNGHHVTLIVEELPVANKPTDIIMCDDDQDGIFSFDTSMVEQEILNGQSLQDVTITYTNEDGSLIGNTLPNPFNSISQTIDILVTNNNTNDIDGPCEESTTLTFVVDDLPINNTVIIPSTCDFDPNDGLAITEFDTSILESSIGAQSGMEISYFDSVGNQLTDYNGDLISSPFPDTFVSQTQTITVVVTNPINQDCEVVNTIDFIVNELPEFDLEIADIVCENILPHEISVENPESADYIYEWYNSNNELIANQQTLVINDLSDITVQGVNYTVIAINPITNCEKTKNINLKRSSIANVTDDDVVTVEFNRPNNSIEIITQNLGSGNYEFALEHEFDLDNRFYQQEPIFEGLLGGAYTLLINDLNGCGNIRYDLFLLDYPKFLTPNNDGINDTWQLIGLKSSKFTISPIQIFDRFGKIVARLDPYGKGWDGYYNGAMLPSTDYWFVLQLTNEIGETETFQGNFSLIRR